A DNA window from Onthophagus taurus isolate NC chromosome 1, IU_Otau_3.0, whole genome shotgun sequence contains the following coding sequences:
- the LOC111417697 gene encoding restin homolog, translating to MDIHKKFPQPKPVKVEVDIDQVPNLATEKTTLPQLEAWNNDILSSLMECTSSRDIKTFLSILKKYSKFLKKDSGKCWDRVIFIKSIQRHVMAMADYFSAHPENVKYEFEYVFYITKIIGLYCTLELDAHRNALINKCDFVVSVTNRLLSLMFVSLRFTSGRVSDVLLRIEYSRTNKFHSAVMKRLYHHCLLTMPVETSSYPGFYSYYLNYQDMQELTPKHLRSEQQKYLLQSFGKTQEEVKDDLILKKILETPSSSTVKTVEHIVFPRKRTTRAYFKYLRSTQSCHVPSDRNITDMMQSVGISTENDSCKSLSYPNTFDFSENFVSSSEESESESEHENIICEIDIDSDCEITYVKKQPPKRKERHKRRKRHEDLKRPTFTTNEVIVLDSDEDEVVAVSVPNSESIFGNDKSDSDPQSLFKQIEYAALRGDFSSLEFHHGLITPPREQRCGLFDDASIREDEDCERGIFESYNNDKETFNSDEIDRVSIEREIRVGEDEIENTIENTIEKEISGVVEDEGNDLQGESEEVCGSLNENDKIVNETNQITTNEIEENQEQEVVNKDIEENLDCEDEEIGEREVENVEENREIVPELIVNEEDEELEKSNQIDEDNVSIELSQDQNKESESEESECGTDMDKSSIHSIQSIQSVQSVVEDDKIDDVIHAESENIIKINESDFEKFIQTEMEVAKIMSPSEIEKISVSGLSMESSSITSDAISELSVSMDEIEETSTRVEPMVISGDSDLNNEVDNDKHQEKSENKSPPRVLYKSTCEEFNQFDPKINQSNMDFPENEFETFLSGPVESNRLNDQYYGENDLPSGDLFALVNNGFIPLMDVPPKLPPPIIKSSLKKPDKDLATIPPKKVVFSDEISQELVFDRLVEILEKRPESPTPSPVFEKWQKRYTGEFKKVLKDINKAVDISGGFPQFSEPSKSYVLKQGVKCYVNRTADEKVFWDAAVQLELLTSAELRKYNVWVPLEHNTRTTCLLKKYSFKKKEDNNEQQSGRVDDDFPFDDVEDPDNPDYFLDPVVDVPDTSNCNVLDVERLEEDLNDENDEEIRKPSIEIIKMIEEFCNESSSLSCNKNLKEIESEVVNVNIDECETQLGAIEEEECAELKTQEDEIQIEPENEECESTKVIFETIHEIAISLGSNQTDRNEKLKALTKLLTTIISKEDPSESNVELKESSEEINSLPQAIAIQTDSNLETSENHIETKSDAIQTETSPINEEDSSSKIADVVGDKLILDMSKFNNTEFDVQAIKDAINTQNGKFNEEAVVKVLVEISSNKDQISAEPLQESLIDCLSGNNEEINDEVEKETNLCEENVKEDIKKDKKSKKIKDKSKSCMKTLFGDSDDENSEIIFASKRKQLNVNAELNVNTELNITENETNYIDYSKLQESNKLIENNTQPILKEKLKHQKHKSKHINKLLKSEKSSHKHVRKLESLATLSRNTLKSHKNRRKSTEKALDLISPYVFSENNEKCFGEINYTGNTIAEFKQEVKRRKSIEQQKEMLLPQIISKEIYDTDTETADESVISVATCISVKKQQCLYQVYNKNRNKSTPLEDGTQRSKRKSSQNKKRRKANEDPLYRAQCANIQNNKICPYGTRQHWDLREYTLNEVIDIGRKGVLEPLEITNELPLINKENEEIINEKKNLENTNDDKFNSNQNEIAYDDDSSRDLVICSDESCNSIDRASVFNLNNVTNDETNISPLIFNPNFYLNKNTVEKTTQDHETADKKESSSKDLIERTQTPENNSFEETNEFDNLKRKWDYEDDDIIYWTLVKDKYMLPPKKRCRVSSMSNQIADTNIQTNQQDDKPQQNYLTSKLFNDSLRTQQGLNLNSLQNNFFYPDITNYQINQQELPSYNQIFGGQQPSTSLNTKTMEDPIQIMDDGSYKVSLTEEKVLRGEVNSMLRSEKNAQYIMAVLTGNKDNVACPFDFEAAEDMKVADFETVCNYVLSVITQEFFQNCYNKSNEVNQPKKNNNLSEDGSYTAVKGLNCASALIYRRLLVKCLRRLRPVFKTPAERKQMPIQFQQQSRESPLISTELRPLPMEPPPPYTPSPLPPPPQNIVVKFINPFVNPAQSSSSYSVPEIHVKLETSNVEEQTMMGGGGTRRTNCATFRIT from the exons atttcttaaaaaagatTCTGGAAAATGTTGGGATCGCgtcattttcataaaatcgATCCAAAGACATGTTATGGCAATGGCAGATTACTTTTCAGCGCACCCGGAAAACGTAAAATACGAATTCGAATACGTTTTTTACATCACAAAAATAATCGGGTTATATTGTACCTTGGAACTAGACGCACACAGAAACGCCCTAATTAATAAATGCGATTTTGTCGTATCAGTAACAAATCGTTTGCTCAGCTTAATGTTTGTCAGCTTGCGTTTTACAAGCGGGAGAGTGTCTGATGTACTTTTAAGGATAGAATATAGTCGAacgaataagtttcattcggCTGTAATGAAACGACTTTATCA tcaCTGTTTATTAACGATGCCAGTAGAAACGTCAAGTTATCCAGGATTTTATTCCTACTACTTAAACTACCAAGATATGCAAGAATTAACCCCGAAACATTTAAGATCTGAGCAACAAAAGTATTTGTTGCAATCGTTTGGAAAGACGCAAGAAGAAGTTAAAGAcgatttgatattaaaaaaaattcttgaaactCCGTCTAGTTCTACAGTTAAAACTGTCGAACACATTGTTTTTCCAAGAAAGAGAACCACAAGAGCATACTTTAAGTATTTGAGAAGCACACAAAGCTGTCATGTTCCTTCTGATAGAAACATCACTGATATGATGCAATCTGTT ggTATTAGTACAGAAAACGATTCGTGTAAATCGTTATCCTACCCCAATACATTCGATTTTTCGGAAAACTTCGTTTCAAGTTCGGAAGAAAGTGAGAGCGAAAGCGAGCACGAAAATATCATCTGCGAAATCGATATCGATAGTGATTGCGAAATCACTTacgttaaaaaa caaCCACCAAAACGGAAGGAACGCCACAAGAGAAGAAAACGTCACGAAGATCTAAAACGCCCAACATTCACCACAAACGAAGTAATAGTCTTAGATAGCGACGAAGATGAAGTCGTCGCCGTTTCGGTCCCCAACAGCGAAAGCATCTTCGGAAACGACAAATCCGATTCAGATCCCCAATCATTATTCAAACAAATCGAATACGCAGCTTTAAGGGGCGATTTTAGTTCGTTAGAGTTCCACCACGGATTAATAACACCCCCCAGGGAACAACGATGCGGCTTATTTGATGACGCATCAATACGAGAAGACGAAGATTGCGAACGAGGAATTTTCGAAAGCTACAATAACGATAAAGAAACATTTAATTCGGATGAAATTGACAGGGTAAGTATCGAAAGAGAAATTCGAGTTGGTGaagatgaaattgaaaatacgaTTGAGAATACAATTGAGAAAGAAATTTCGGGGGTGGTGGAGGATGAAGGAAATGATTTACAAGGGGAAAGTGAAGAAGTGTGTGGGAGTTtgaatgaaaatgataaaattgtaaatgaaACGAATCAAATTACTACaaatgaaattgaagaaaatcaAGAGCAAGAAGTTgtaaataaagatattgaaGAGAATCTTGATTGTGAAGATGAAGAGATTGGGGAAAGAGAGGTTGAAAATGTTGAGGAAAATCGAGAAATTGTTCCTGAATTAATTGTAAATGAGGAGGATGAAGAATTGGAGAAATCAAATCAAATTGATGAAGATAATGTTTCGATTGAATTGAGTCAAGATCAAAATAAAGAGAGTGAAAGTGAAGAATCTGAATGTGGTACAGATATGGATAAAAGTTCGATTCATTCAATTCAATCAATTCAATCAGTTCAATCAGTTGTAGAGGatgataaaattgatgatgTAATCCATGCAGAAtctgaaaatataattaaaatcaatgaatctgattttgagaaatttatcCAAACAGAAATGGAAGTTGCAAAAATAATGAGTCCAtcagaaatagaaaaaatctCTGTAAGTGGATTATCTATGGAGTCATCATCAATAACTTCTGATGCAATAAGTGAATTAAGTGTAAGTATGGACGAGATTGAAGAAACAAGTACAAGAGTGGAACCAATGGTTATTTCTGGTGATTCAGATTTAAATAACGAGGTTGATAATGATAAACACCAAGAGAAAAGCGAAAATAAAAGTCCACCAAGAGTTTTATACAAATCAACATGCGAggaatttaatcaatttgacccaaaaattaatcaatcgAATATGGACTTCCCTGAAAATGAATTCGAAACGTTCCTTTCAGGTCCTGTTGAGAGTAATCGTTTAAACGACCAGTATTATGGCGAAAATGATCTTCCATCAGGCGATTTATTCGCGTTAGTTAACAATGGTTTTATCCCTTTAATGGATGTCCCCCCAAAATTACCTCCACCCATAATAAAAAGTAGTCTAAAAAAACCGGATAAAGATCTCGCAACAATTCCACCCAAAAAAGTGGTCTTCTCAGACGAAATTTCACAAGAACTCGTTTTCGATCGATTAGTTGAAATTTTGGAGAAGCGACCCGAAAGTCCGACTCCATCGCCGGTTTTTGAAAAGTGGCAAAAACGGTATACGGGCGAATTTAAAAAGGTGCttaaagatattaataaaGCGGTCGATATTTCCGGCGGGTTTCCACAATTTTCCGAACCTAGCAAATCGTACGTTTTAAAACAAGGGGTGAAGTGTTACGTGAACCGGACAGCTGACGAAAAAGTGTTTTGGGATGCCGCGGTCCAACTCGAACTTTTAACATCCGCCGAATTGCGAAAATATAACGTTTGGGTGCCGTTAGAACACAATACGCGAACTACGTGTTTGTTGAAAAAGTACAGTTTTAAGAAGAAAGAGGATAACAACGAACAACAATCAGGTAGGGTTGACGATGATTTTCCTTTTGATGATGTTGAAGATCCTGATAATCCCGATTATTTCCTTGATCCTGTTGTTGATGTTCCTGATACTTCTAATTGTAATGTGTTAGATGTTGAACGATTAGAGGAGGATTTAAATGACGAAAATGATGAGGAGATTAGAAAACCTTcgattgaaataattaagatGATTGAGGAATTTTGTAATGAATCATCATCACttagttgtaataaaaatttgaaagaaattgaaaGTGAGGTTGTTAATGTTAATATTGATGAGTGTGAAACTCAATTAGGTGCGATTGAGGAAGAAGAATGTGCAGAGTTAAAGACTCAAGAGGATGAAATTCAAATTGAACCGGAAAATGAAGAGTGCGAATCGACGAAggttatttttgaaacgatTCATGAAATTGCTATTTCTTTAGGATCCAACCAAACCGATaggaatgaaaaattaaaggcGTTGACTAAGCTTTTAACtacaattatttcaaaagaaGATCCTTCTGAGTCAAATGTTGAATTAAAAGAATCTTCTGAGGAAATTAATTCTTTACCACAAGCGATTGCGATTCAAACCGACTCTAATTTAGAAACATCCGAAAATCATATCGAAACTAAATCCGACGCGATTCAAACTGAAACGAGTCCAATAAACGAGGAAGATTCATCGTCGAAAATAGCGGATGTGGTCGGTGATAAATTAATCTTGGATATGAGTAAGTTTAATAATACGGAGTTTGATGTGCAAGCAATTAAAGATGCGATTAACACACAAAATGGGAAATTTAATGAGGAAGCTGTTGTTAAAGTTTTAGTTGAGATTTCCTCAAATAAAGATCAAATTAGTGCTGAGCCACTACAAGAAAGTTTAATCGATTGTTTATCGGGAAATAACGAAGAAATTAATGATGAGGTTGAGAAAGAAACGAATTTGTGCGAGGAAAATGTAAAAGAAGATATtaagaaagataaaaaatcgaaaaaaataaaagataaatcaaaaagttgcATGAAAACACTTTTTGGCGATTCCGACGAtgaaaattctgaaataataTTTGCAAGCAAACGAAAACAACTTAATGTTAATGCCGAACTTAACGTCAATACCGAACTTAATATAACAGAAAACGAGACGAATTATATCGATTATAGTAAATTACaagaatcaaataaattaattgagaaTAACACACaaccaattttaaaagaaaaattaaaacaccaAAAACACAAAAGCAAGCacataaataagttattaaaatcgGAAAAAAGTAGTCATAAACACGTAAGAAAATTAGAATCTTTAGCTACTTTATCAAGAAACACATTAAAATCACATAAAAATCGTAGAAAATCCACCGAAAAAGCCCTCGATTTAATTTCCCCATACGTTTTTAGCGAAAACaacgaaaaatgtttcggGGAAATAAATTACACCGGAAACACAATCGCCGAATTTAAACAAGAAGTTAAACGGCGCAAATCAATCGagcaacaaaaagaaatgttattaCCCCAAATAATTTCGAAAGAAATTTACGACACCGATACTGAAACGGCCGATGAAAGCGTGATTTCGGTCGCGACGTGCATTTCGgtgaaaaagcaacaatgTCTTTACCaggtttataacaaaaatcgaaataaatcgACGCCCCTCGAAGATGGAACTCAACGATCAAAACGAAAATCGagtcaaaacaaaaaaagacgAAAAGCGAATGAAGATCCTTTGTATCGCGCCCAATGTGCTAAtatacaaaacaataaaatatgcccGTATGGAACTCGCCAACATTGGGATTTAAGGGAGTACACTTTAAATGAAGTGATTGATATCGGAAGAAAAGGAGTTTTAGAACCTTTAGAAATAACTAACGAATTGccgttaattaataaagaaaacgaagaaataattaacgaaaagaaaaatttagagAATACAAATGACGATAAATTTAACTCTAATCAAAATGAGATTGCTTACGACGATGATAGCAGCCGGGATTTAGTTATATGTAGCGATGAAAGTTGTAATTCAATCGATAGGGCgagtgtttttaatttaaacaacgTCACCAACGATGAAACTAACATCTCcccattaatttttaacccaaatttttacttaaataaaaacaccGTTGAAAAAACAACTCAAGATCACGAAACGGCCGATAAAAAGGAATCTTCCTCAAAAGATTTAATCGAGCGAACACAAACCCCCGAAAATAATTCGTTCGAAGAAACAAACGAATTCGATAATTTAAAACGCAAATGGGATTACGAAGACGACGACATAATTTATTGGACTTTAGTTAAAGATAAATACATGTTACCGCCTAAAAAACGATGTAGAGTATCATCGATGAGTAATCAAATCGCCGATACCAACATTCAAACGAATCAACAAGACGATAAACCtcagcaaaattatttaacatcGAAATTGTTTAATGATTCGTTACGAACCCAACAAggattaaatttgaattcgttacaaaacaattttttttacccCGATATAACTAATTACCAAATAAATCAACAAGAACTTCCAAGTTATAACCAAATTTTCGGGGGGCAACAACCGTCGACGTCGTTAAACACAAAAACGATGGAGGATCCGATACAAATCATGGATGATGGTTCTTACAAAGTAAGTTTAACCGAAGAAAAAGTGTTAAGAGGTGAAGTAAATTCGATGTTGCGTAGCGAAAAAAACGCCCAATACATAATGGCGGTTTTAACGGGAAATAAAGATAACGTTGCTTGCCCCTTCGATTTTGAAGCGGCCGAAGATATGAAAGTTGCCGATTTCGAGACTGTTTGTAATTACGTTTTATCGGTAATCACCcaagaattttttcaaaattgttataataaatCTAATGAAGTGAATCAACCGAAAAAGAACAACAATTTATCGGAGGATGGGTCTTATACGGCTGTTAAAGGTTTAAATTGCGCTTCAGCTTTGATTTATCGCCGATTGTTAGTGAAATGTTTGAGGAGATTACGCCCGGTTTTTAAAACACCCGCTGAAAGAAAGCAAATGCCGATTCAATTTCAACAACAATCGAGGGAATCTCCTCTAATATCGACAGAATTAAGACCTCTACCAATGGAACCACCCCCACCTTACACACCATCACCTCTACCACCACCCCCACAAAACATTGtagtaaaatttattaacccATTTGTAAACCCCGCCCAATCCTCTTCATCTTATTCGGTACCCGAAATACATGTTAAATTAGAAACGAGTAATGTTGAAGAACAAACGATGATGGGAGGTGGAGGAACAAGACGTACTAATTGCGCTACGTTTAGGATTACGTAG